A part of Acropora palmata chromosome 8, jaAcrPala1.3, whole genome shotgun sequence genomic DNA contains:
- the LOC141889514 gene encoding uncharacterized protein LOC141889514: MLRSVIPVTESSWKFKDKGGYRGVIPAYFNMKIAWVFLVLLICAAARRKGRKGCCKKNKEAIQMLSGKIEECKADVSELETKVSEMEGTIEMLELKVENLTDLVTEALSGNPPVLPSCREIYQANREFKSGVYKLTLGSKEVSVYCQMGIDGCGPGGWTPVMKIDGRKNNFGYDSRYWSNKESFNPQGGTTGFDESETKLPSYWNTSFSKICLGMKVGDGTPKFILMNKTADSLYSLIADGKYRPTTLGKDTWKKLIETSSLQPHCNKEGFNSICITAKARIGIHANQENDCNSCDSRIAFGGAGHPDDSNKCGNVASFNGAAGERRIKAMGYILVQ; this comes from the exons ATGTTGCGCTCGGTAATTCCCGTAACAGAGTCTTCGTGGAAATTTAAGGACAAAGGTGGTTATCGAG GTGTCATCCCTGCTTACTTCAACATGAAAATCGCTTGGGTTTTTCTAGTACTTCTAATTTGTGCCGCGGCCAGGAGGAAGGGCAGAAAAGGTTGTTGTAAAA aaaacaaagaagcgaTTCAGATGTTGAGTGGAAAAATAGAAG AATGCAAGGCAGACGTTAGCGAACTGGAGACAAAAGTGTCAGAAATGGAAG GTACCATTGAGATGCTGGAATTGAAGGTGGAAAATCTCACTGACCTAGTAACTGAGGCCCTTTCAGGAAATCCGCCAG ttcttcctTCTTGTCGGGAAATCTACCAAGCCAATCG GGAATTCAAAAGTGGAGTATACAAGCTGACACTTGGATCAAAAGAGGTTTCTGTTTATTGTCAAATGGGAATTGATGGATGCGGGCCTGGGGGGTGGACACCAGTGATGAAGATTGATGGAAGAAAG AACAACTTTGGTTACGATTCCCGATATTGGAGCAACAAGGAATCGTTCAACCCTCAAGGAGGAACGACTGGATTCGACGAAAGTGAAACAAAGTTGCCAAGCTATTGGAATACATCATTCAGCAAAATTTGTCTTGGAATGAAGGTTGGCGATGGAACTCCAAAGTTCATTCTGATGAACAAGACAGCTGACTCTCTATACTCACTGATCGCTGATGGCAAGTACCGTCCTACCACACTGGGTAAAGACACGTGGAAGAAACTGATCGAAACGTCCTCTCTGCAGCCACACTGTAACAAAGAGGGATTTAATAGCATTTGCATTACCGCGAAGGCCAGAATTGGTATCCATGCCAACCAAGAAAATGATTGCAATTCCTGCGATTCCAGAATCGCATTTGGAGGGGCTGGTCATCCTGATGATTCCAATAAATGTGGAAACGTGGCTTCTTTTAATGGAGCAGCTGGAGAAAGGAGAATCAAGGCAATGGGATACATCTTGGTGCAGTAA